A genomic window from Chitinivibrio alkaliphilus ACht1 includes:
- a CDS encoding T9SS type A sorting domain-containing protein, which produces MRSMVLSLCLISCVLARPELVSSIDYYDQDVYIGIARTPLSANNNVYAAILTSETLRIIDRTTGETIATQEIPGYTISENTYSVTATQHWFNSKSTWEIIDASYSDEEGYSFRVIDSHGTILMEEPGAPTLFVDNKGTPHMVSTNTSPNKTWRLQRSTAHINESQEPQNGLKGVQYSAGDDKFTLNTHQDGVLHIYAPTGRRVYQSEPGDLTSGSHTVNLESFSSGVYIPVVHTKQGVHSTRFVR; this is translated from the coding sequence ATGCGTAGTATGGTATTGAGTCTTTGTTTGATCTCCTGTGTGCTTGCTCGCCCTGAGCTCGTATCATCAATTGATTATTATGACCAGGATGTATATATAGGCATCGCCCGAACACCGCTTTCGGCAAACAACAACGTATATGCCGCAATATTGACATCTGAAACACTTCGGATAATTGATCGGACCACTGGTGAAACCATAGCTACGCAGGAAATACCAGGATATACCATTTCTGAAAATACCTACAGTGTTACCGCGACGCAGCATTGGTTTAACTCAAAGAGCACATGGGAAATTATTGACGCATCATATTCAGATGAGGAAGGATATTCCTTTCGCGTTATCGATTCTCACGGTACCATCCTTATGGAGGAACCAGGAGCGCCAACCCTTTTTGTTGATAACAAGGGCACACCCCATATGGTTTCCACAAATACAAGCCCAAACAAGACATGGCGTCTTCAAAGAAGCACTGCCCACATCAACGAATCTCAGGAGCCTCAAAACGGTTTAAAAGGAGTGCAGTATTCTGCCGGAGACGACAAGTTTACCCTCAACACGCATCAAGATGGCGTATTACACATATATGCACCAACAGGACGCAGGGTGTATCAATCAGAGCCGGGAGACCTCACTTCCGGCTCCCACACGGTAAATCTTGAATCATTTTCCTCGGGCGTATATATTCCTGTAGTACATACAAAACAGGGCGTGCACTCAACACGTTTTGTACGATAA